The window AACCGCACATCCTCCAACCTCTTCAGCGCTGAGACAGCACCCTTATAGCTCTCCCGGTATCCCTGTAGAAGAGAATCGAACAACGGCTCTGTCCGCGGATGGGTGCTCCCGATCGCGCGTTCCATGACATACAGATCCACAGCGCGGTCCTCGTCCTGGGCACTCTGCGATGCCAGCCCGAAATCAATGAGGATGATCTTCCCCTCCATTGAGACCGAATCATTTGCCTCTGACTCCCCCTCGAAAGGCTGCAGCATGAGATTGCTCGTCGTCAAATCCCCATGCACAACACCGGCCTTATGCAGAGCGCCAATCGTCTCCCCCATCCGCCTCATCAGCCCACGTACCCGGTCCTCCTCCGATATCCGCACTGTCTCCTCCAAGTGGATTTGGGCCTTCATCCACGCCTCCCACTGCTCCAGTACAACGCGCACAACAGGTCCCTCAATCCACTCCATCAGCAGCCAAGCCCCACCCCACGATGCCTCCTCGCCGCCTTGTCCCTCACAGTCCAGTGCCAGAACCGCAGGCACGCTGACGCCCTCCTTGACGAGTTTCACGAGACATCGCGCTTCTTGCACGATACGGCTGCGTGTGAGGCGGCGGTCGAGGATTGGATGGCGGTAGGGTTTTGTGGGTCGGATTTTGAGGGCCGCGGGCGTGGATGGGTTGAGGGAGGTGGTTTTGTAGAGGTGTGCTTCGGCGCCTTGGGTGAGGAGGATTGGTGGGGGattggtgttggtgaaggGCGCGGGGAGCGGTGGGGGTTTGTATTCGTCAAgggtggccatggcggtTGGATGAAGGGATTGTGGATTGTGAATGGCGCAAATTCTAGGAGTGGTGGAATAAATGGTTGGTTGTggatggaggtgaagagggaaatTCTATGGTGGGGCAGAAGATAGGCGTCCCTAATCATGCTGAGCCTGTATACTTGGGACTCTTCTACGGATGCTTCCTCAACACCAGCAGAAATGATCGAACATCAAAACAATATCTTCCTAAAACAATGATCTTACACAGCTGAGATCAGTCCTTGGGATGACTACTTACTAGTTGAAAGCCCTACTTAGTTAACTAGTCCACTTGACTCGGCATTTGCATAGCAACGCTAGCACGTCCAAATCCCGACCTCGTTGCTTTTTGACGCTGATCATGCTTCTCAGACACTTTCCATGCATTATTTCAAACCTCAAACGCACATGGTTACCTAAAGAACCAGTCATTAACTACAAACCGAAAGAACAACATCCCTACGGACTGGATTGAGTATAGAATGACCGGTCTACAAAAAGAATTCTTGAGACCCTTCCTCGTCAAAACGTGCACTCCACAATGGCGTTgcgggtggagatgatgatgcggTGGAAGAAAAGTACCCCAACTTACCCTGCACATCATCATGGACCGAGATGGTGTTAGCCACGTCAAATCACTCCCCTGATATCATCTGCTCGGCCGAGTAACGAGCCACCTAGTTGTACATCCACTTGAATCGTCGCTTATCGGATTGATATGGGCTGATACGAGGGACGCGTCCATGGCGTGTGCGGTGTTCTGGATGGCGTGCAACCGCGTGCGGGGCAATATATACTATTGCGCTACTCTCCAACGGCAACATTTTACTTGACCTTCGGGGCATTCATTGAGAATTCACTTCATTATGGCACTAGTGGAAGATCTTCCGGTCCATGATCTGTCGAAGATTAACGGAGTTAAGAACCCCCTGGGTTCGAATGGAACGCCAACTGCGACCGTGCAGAATAATGTGGTCAATGATTCTGCCTCGGAATATTCAACAGCGCAGCACCAGTTCGAGCTTGAGGAACATCCAATTGATCAATTGAGACCTATCAAGGTCGGTGTTATCGGTGCTGGTCTTGCTGGTATTACAGCTGGCGTTATACTACCGGCGAAACTGCCAGGTTTGGATCTCCGAATCTGGGACAAGAATTCAGACGTGGTATGTTTCTCTCTAAAACTAGCAGGATTCGTAGATAACAACAGCTAACAAACCTTTAGGGCGGAACTTGGTATATCCCCTTATTGGGTTCAAGTATTGAGCTATACTGACTATTCTCAACAGGTTCGAAAACACGTATCCCGGGGTCCGCTGTGATATCCCCGCACATGCCTACCAATCCGGTTTCGCGCCCAATACCCAGTGGACCGAAGAGTTTGCCCAAGGACACGAAATCAGAGACTACTGGCAGGGAGTGGCGCGCAAGTTCAATGTATACCAGTACCTGCGCCTCCAACAAAAGGTCCAAAAAGCAGAGTGGCTAGCAGACGAAGGGCAATGGAAGGTTACAATTGAGCATGTAGATGGCTCAAATAAGGTAGGGCTTCTCTACGTATTATCTTGCAAGATGACTGACTTTTACGGAAGCTCTACGAAGAGAAACTGGATGTTCTCATCAATGCCATCGGCCATTTCAATGCTTGGAAATTGCCGGACTATGAGGGGATCAACCAATACAAGGGCTCACTTTTCCACTCCTCCAACTGGGACCACACTGTCGACTTGAAAGGCAAACGAGTGGCTCTTATCGGCAACGGCGCCTCAGGCTTGCAGGTTCTTCCCTCAGCCCAGACAATCGCCAGCCACGTCGACCACTATGCTCGAAATCCTACTTGGATTGCAGACTCATTCGGGGAAACAGCGGGAGTCCGTCGACTGGAGGCCAATCTTTTCACACCCGCACAGTTGGACTCGTTCAAGGACCCTGAAACGTATCTAGAATACCGAAAGGGCGTTGAAGTCAACTTCTTCCGGCGCTTCGGGTCTATTTTCAAAGATACTCCTGAGAACAATGCCgtgagagagaaatggaaggaGCTGATGCTGAAGCGCATCGCGGAAAAGCCTGAGCTGGGAGACAAGATCATACCTGATTTCCCGCCTAACTGCCGTCGTCCCACCCCTGGTCCAGGCTATCTGGAGGCTTTGACCAAAAAGAACGTTGACTATATTCAAACTCGCATCAAGCGATTTACTGAGACAGGAATTGTTACAGAAGACGGCGTCGAGAGACAAGCAGACATCACTATCTGTGCTACTGGAGCCAACGTCGACCACGCGCCGCCCTTCTCTATTATTGCCGACGGCGTGGACCTCAAACAAGCCTGGAAGAAGGACGGTTTGTTCGGGTTTCCTTACACATACATCGGCTTCGCAACACCAGGATTCCCCAACCTCCTCTGGCTCGGCGGACCGTTCTCCTCTGGCCACAGTGGCACAGTGCCGAACAATGTCGAAAACCAAGTGACTTACATTGCCAAACTGCTCCGCAAGATCCGCAGCCAAGGTATCAAGTCTGTTGTGCCCACCAAGCAAGCCGCAGATGATTTTGTCGAATACTGTGACAAGTTCTACCCGCGCACTGTCTGGTCGGCGAACTGTAGCTCCTGGTATAATGGCGGCCAGCCAGGCGGGAGAATCCATGGCCTGTTCCCCGGAAGTGCCACGCATGCAAACATCATTCGCAGAGAGCCGCGTTGGGAGGATTGGGAGTATACATATATCAACCCCAGTGGGAATCGGTTTGCGTACTTTGGGAATGGCTGGTCGACGAGGGAGCTGACGCCCGGAGCGAATCTGACGCCCCATTTGAAGCTGCCGGAGGAGGTTGATCTGAAGTCTTATATGGAGGGGTGGTGGGATATCTAGATGGTAGAATAGTTTCAAAGGGAGTGCAAGGATAATATAGAGAAGCGAAATCCATATCCAAGAACGGTTTCTAAATGTGTCGAGCTCTGGTAGCTAGCCAAGTTTACTGACAGGAAGCAGCAAGTTATCAAAGACATTACCGAAATTGACCATCAACGACTAAGGTATTTTGTAAGAACTTAGATAAAAAGTGACAATTTTGTGTACATATTAGGTTTTATCTTGCTAGATGATACTACAGGTATGAGAGAAACGGGCGTGAGTGAGTGAATTGACTGGACTCATCAGGAGAACGGTCATCCACTATATAACTAAAGCAGTCATATTGCAAAGACTAATTCTTCTCCTGATACTTGGGAAGCTCCTCTCCAGCTTTCCAAGTGAACTTAGCACCGGCGTGTGACTCAGGCAACCTGTTGAGCCCCTTCTGCCCATACATGTTTTCACGCATCGTACCACCTTTAACCGCATAGTCCTCCCAAAAGAGacccctccgccgcagctCAGGCAGTAGCAAAGTGATGGTCTCATCAAAGGTATCAGGCAGAGTAGCATAGCTGAGATTGAACCCATCGATATCGCCAACACTCACCCACCGCTCCATCTCATCCGCCACGCTCTGCACACTACCAATGATCTTGACGCCGTTCCCGCCCAGAACCAGGTACTCGGCGATCGTCCGCTTGTTCCATTTCTTTCCCTCGCCTCCGGGAACCGTGCTGGCCCAGTGGTTCACCATGCTCCGCACGGCGGGCTGCTCCACGAAGCGGAAGTCCTGGTCGTCGGCGTAGGTAGAAAGGTCGTAGCCCGTCCACCCGCCAAACAGAGCGAGCGCACCCTCTTCATCGCCGTATTTCTTCAACTCGTCGAACTTGGCCTGTGCCGCTTCGTCCGTCTCCGCGACAATGACCAATGCTCCCGCAATCACCTTAATATCCTGCGGGTTGCGGCCAAGATCTGCAGCCTGTTGGCGCACACTGTCGACAGACGGACGAGCGAGTTCTGGCTTTTGAGCATGCACAAAGACCGCTTCGGCGTGCTTAGCTGCGAAAGCCTTGCCCGCGGACGATGTCCCAGCCTGCAGGAGGAAAGGCGTGCGCTGCGGACTCGGTTCACAGAGATGCGGACCAGGGACCTGGAAGTATTTCCCGTTGTGATTGATTTGTCGGACGAGTTTTGGGTCTGCGTATCCCTTTCCAGCAACATCCGCAGCTGCATTCGAAGAGGCTGGCTGCTTCGTCCAAGTGACTGCATCGTCTCTCCATGACCCCTCCCACAGCTTATAGGTAACATCCAAATACTCATCGGCAATGCGATAGCGCTCGTCATGCTCGACCTGGGTGTTCAGCCCAAAGTTCCTTGCCGCCGAATCTAGGTACGAGGTAACGATATTCCATCCAATGCGTCCATTGCTGAGATGATCAACCGTCGAGAACCGTCTGGCCATCGCGTACGGCGCATCATAGGTCGTTGACGCGGTGATTCCAAACGAGATACTATCTGTcgcggctgccatggcgggcaCGCTGTATAGAGGGTCGTTGATGGGGAATTGCGCGCTAGAGGGGATGGTCGGATCTAGGTTTGAGGGCCCCTTATACACATCATAGCCTCCTAAGACATCTGCGAAGAAAATGGCGTGGAATTTAGCTGCCTCGAGCTTTTGCGCGAGTGCGATCCAGGTCTTGATGTCTTTGTACTGCGCGCCTTGGTCGGACGGGTATCGGAATAGACCTGGGTTCAGGTGGGAGGGGGAATGCATTGCGAAGGCATTGAGGATGAGTTGTTTCTTCTCTGAAGACATGGTAGCTGTTCTGTCTATATTTTAATTCTGAAGTATGGGTGGTTATATCTCCAAGCTAGTTAGATATTTCAGAGCCAGGGGGAGAGTCTAAGAATTTATCTCACAGAGGAGCTCAAATGACGATATTTATCTGTTCCTGCATACAGACCAATCTCTGTTTCGACCGAGAGAAACAAATCCCGTACGGACCCCGCAGCCTAACGCTAGTTCGGCTGTCGCTGCAGGCGAAGCAAAGGCGTGAAGTTGGAGAGCGATGGCGTCAACAACAGGAGCGAGGGTGTAGCGTAGGAGGGGCAGAACCGCGGCCAACAATAATGCATGGAGGGGCTGAGGTGGGATGATAGTTACGATAAGAAGCTACAATTGCCGAGCCCGGGTCTGCAGAGTTGCATATGTGTTCTTTTATATTGAATCGTCGATGGCGTGGTCGTGGCTACTATGTTCGCCATGAGCAAGTGGAGTAGGGATGTGAAGGATGTGGTGGCCCTTGATCTGTTTTCATTATTAAATGCCATGAATATTTCAGTCCACAGGCTATAGCTGGGATACCTTTCAGACGCTTTGTCCTTCCACTTTGAGAGTTTTCAACTACAGTTGAGATGCTCATCTAGCTTAGGGTTTCTGGAGTCACCCCGAATGGCCGGAATCCAGACTCAAAAGACAACAACACTCTCTTACCCCAAGTCGACATTATTAAACCATTTACTAGAACTGAAGAAAAATAAACAGGTGCACAGCGAAAGCGCTCCTGGCATAAAGCTATTACTTGAGACTACAGAGTGACTCTAGGTGACGATGGAAAGGCCATGGTTGTGCGTGGTAGAGCCTGTTCTAAATCATATATAGAAGGACCTTTTTTAGTACCTCGAGGCCACCGTTAGGCGACCTACGCTTCGACTCGAAATCTTAGAAAAATATTATAAGTTTTTCACTATTTTATTTGAGACTATAGTCTCCTACTAGATAAATTGTGGACACATTATTTTGTTTTTTACTATTTGCATACTAAAACTCGAATCAAGCCTAGACAACAAAAGAGCTTAGCTCTAGACCGCTACACACTAGAAGGGTTATGTCTATAGAGTCAGTAATAAGTAAAATTATGAAGGATAGAAATAGCCACCTGGATGGATCATTTacacgaagaaagaaacctTTAAACCCATCAAACATGAGAGCAGGGTCAATTTTCTCTATTCCCATGACGTAACATACTTGTCTGAACCATTAAAAACATGTGTGCGAATTGTATCCTTTCGGTCAAATGGCTTCTTGCACTTTGGGTCAGGACATTTGTACAGGTTTGGGGAGACATGGGTGGATTTGCTGTGCCGTATCAGAAATGACTCGCGGGACAATTGGCCAGGGTGTGTACATCCCTGCCAGCCACATCAAAAGCACCAAAGTAGCCTTTAACGTAGACAACCAACTGAGAGATAAGGCATCAAAGTAGGAGACAGAAACTTTATAGCCAAATACTTTCGTTGGTCGCTCGCTTGACTTCGAACAGTTGGTCGGGGGCTGAAAATCTGCCAACCAATTCTAACACTCGCGCAACCGACCGGTTGTTCAAAAATAGATGATATAGCAGAATTTAATGTATGAAATATTCAGCAGCCCCTACCTGATCAATCCCTAGGACCAAGGAGTCTACTGTGTCTATTGAGGGTGTTGTTAGATTCTTTTACTTATAAATGATTTTTCGAAATCGAGGCTGTCTTATTCCTCTGCTATATAGGGCAGCTATAGGAAAACGGGTATTTTTTCTTAGAAGCCTAAAACTTGGCAACCCATCCCAACTCTGGAGTCAATTGGAATAAACAGTGGAGCAGGTGCTAGAATAGGTTTACCAGCCCAATCAACTGGAATGTACGTACGCCCTCAGCCGTAAGTTCACTAACTTGACTTGGAAATATCCAAGTCCCACCAATCACCGGGCGACTACACTCGGAGCTGAATAAAAGACGTGGAATCCTGTGGTACGAAGAATTTGGCCCCTACTTGAAGGCTCCGACACCGGTTGCTGACCAATAGTTTATCAAGGTCACTCGCCCACTGACACGATGACTGAATCGaacttttcttcttttcacTTTTGAGTATCTAGAATCGAGCGATATTTGAGTACTTCGCCGTTGTCGACCATGTCTGATGAATTCCCGCCCTTGGCGGCTCTTCCGCAACTTACTCTGGACCCATCCGTGGACCCAGACAACCTCGACGTGGCCAAGATTGTCAATGATTGGTTTTCATCGCTCATGCAAAGTCTCTCTAGTGGCCAATCCGACAACATCTCAAACCTTTTCCTTGAAAAGGAGTCGTGGTGGAGAGACTTCATTTCTTTCGCCTGGGATATCGCCTGTCATAATGGCGCCGACGCCATATGCAAATACCTTGGCGCCTCTGTAACCAGATTCAAGGAACCTAAAGCCGATCAACCAGGGGCCCTGCAACCGCACCTCGCGAATTTGGGGGGAATGCGGTTCATTCAATCCGGGTTTAGCTTCAAGACCAATTTCGGCGTTGGGAGAGGTGTTCTGAGGCTGGCCAACGTGGGGCCCGACCAGTGGAAGGCATGGACTGTATTCACCGCGCTTGAGCGGTTGAAGGaagaggggggagagagcCAGTCTAGTGCTCCTGACGGTAGTCTGCAGGTCCTGATAGTTGGAGCAGGTAAGCCAGCCGCGACAAATTCATCAATGGAGAAACAGAACCCCCGTTAATTATCACAATAGGACAATCTGGACTTGCACTTGCTGCACATCTGCAAGCTCTAGGTCTCAAATATCTTGTCGTGGACAAGGGTGCCCAACCCGGACACTCATGGCGAGCCAGATATGACACGATCAAACTGCATACTCCTATTTACACAGACCACTATCCGTTCATGAAGTATCCGAGCGACTGGCCTCGCTGGCTCGATCAAGAGCACGTCGTGAAATGGATGAAACACTACGGAGAGAGTATGGGTCTCAACATTAGGCATGGTACCTCGGCGAGCAAGATTGAATACAATGAGTCGACGCAACGGTACTCAGTCGAGCTGCAAAGCGAAAGCGGCATAGAGACTATTAATCCTAAACATCTTGTGCTGGCCACGGGGGTATTTGACGAGAAACCTATTCGCCCGAACTTCCCTGGCGAGGATTCGTTCAAGGGCCAGATCTACCACACAGTGGACCATAAAtcggcggccttggtgcCAGACATCCGAGACAAAAAGATCACTATTATCGGATCTGCAACCAGTGCGCACGACATCGCCGAAGATTTCGTTAACAACGGAGCACAGAATGTCACAATGGTGCAGCGCCGCCCCATATATGTTGTATCCCGCGAATCAGTGGAAAGCGTTGCTATGCAGCGATGGGCTACCCCAGGGGTAAGCCTTGAGGATGCAGACCTTTTGGGCAACTCTTTGCCAATGGCTGTTGTTCGCGCTATGGCTGTTGGGGGGTCCCAGATGATGTCGGCAATGGACAAACCCATGTTGGATGGGCTGGAAAAGGCCGGAATGAAGTTGAAGAGGGGAACTGAAGGAGACAGTGTGGTGGACCATCAGTTCGTCAGGGTAGGCAGTTTCTACATTGACCAAGGAGCATCCCAAATGATCATCGACGGCCAGATTAAGGTACGGGCATGCGACGGAGGCGCCCAGGAATACTACCCAGATGGAATTATTCTGGGTGATGGCACCAAGATCGAGTCTGATCTTGTGATATTGGCCACGGGCTTTCAACGCACTGTCAACTTGATTGCCCGGCTCATGGGTCAGAAAGTTATCGATAAGGTCGGGGATATTTGCGAGTTAGACGACAGCCAAGAACGAATTGGCGTAAGTTTTCATCTATTCAAAGTTCTTCGGGTTGCAAATGGCTAATATCGCTGATTAGGTGTGGAGGCCAACCGGTACGCCGGGATTCTGGTTCACGACCGGCAGCTTTATGTGGTCGAGGCAATTTGCTCCCATACTGGCGTTGCAGATTGCTGCAATTGAGAAGGGGCTAAATAGCTACGATGCATCGCAGTAGAAGCGATGGGAACTATGGTATACATTCAGGGACTGTTTGTAGAGCATGGGACAACATAGAACTGATACAAGGACCGAATGCTCTGAACATTCAGTAATCTATCGAAACACCCCCCGGATTGACCCAAATCGTCGTTTTTATGACATCACACAGAAAAGGCTGGTAGAACAAGCTTTGTTCCACTCCCACATTAAACGACAAGTCTCTCGAAAGAGTATTTGCCGACAGCCTTACGATGTAGATATCCGATCTCGCGACTGCTATGGGCCTTGACCTCACCGGTGGACTTCTTGAGCTTGGTTCGTGATACGTCCATCGAGGCGGGCTTGCCGAACGAGATGAGAAGGTGCTTAGAGGCTGAGAAACAATCGAAGAGTATATAAGTAGAATAGTGACACTAGTTTCGAGACGTTCTGTTTCATATGCAGAGACTTTCGAAACAGACAAGATGTCAAAGCGCATTCAATTAAGACTCGAACGGACCCGAAGAAAGGCGCTTGTATGCTTGAATCTACAGATGAAGCTGAGTAcacaaaaaaagagaagacaGGGTTTTCCAAAAGATTATAGACATAAAAGTTCAGACACGGAAGGGGTAAAAGCGAGCGATCAAGCAAAGAAAGATGTATATCcagtgatggtggtgtgtACAGTACAAGCTGAATGAAATCAATATGGCGGTCGTCCAATGCCTCCTCCGCTGATGTGTCTGCTGGGACCAAGTTGCACTTTGCCCCTTGGAGTCTTGCCgttttgttttgttgttgtcggATGGTTCCCGTTTGCTAAGGGGCTATCATCGGGAGATAGGAAACCATCCAAGAGTTTCCTCAGATGCTCTCGACTAACTGAGACGTCTGGGCCGCTGAAGTCGTGATTGCTTAGCAGATCTGCGAGTCCAGCGTCCGCGCGCATCTCCGGTGTCAATACAAGACTGTTGTTAGATCTGGTCTTGTTGCGATTCAGTGGCGCGACGGGCTCAGGCTTTGCAGTAACGGAAGACTGCCGCGAGGGACCCGGTGCGGTAGACGGGCGGTCCAATGAGTCGAGTGATCTCTCCGAATCGTTCGGGAACATACCCGGAATGTTCAATGATGTTGGAAGCGGTGGGACGGGCGGGATTTCCGATGCATCGGGTTCGGCCAGGCTCAGGGCCTGAGGATTATCGGCCCTTGGTGTCCCGTCTTCGGACAGTACAAGTGCTGATGCGCGGGGCGTGTCCattccatcatccccatttttttctccttcgtCGGGGGTCAGTTCCCCATTCTGCGGCTGGATCGACCCGGCATCCCCGTCCACAGAAACAGTGAAGGCGTCGCTGACCATACTCTCGCTGCCAGAAGAGATGATACTGGTGTTCGAGGTGCCGAGGCGTCCTCGCAAAGGGCTCCGAGAGGAAGGTTCGTTGCTGACAGAGAGGACACGCCGCAGCTCATTGACACGGACGGGAGAGCCTCGACTGGAGCCGTAAAGAGGCGAGCTTGTGCCTTCAGGGACACTGATGCGGCGATTCTTCTGTGACATCGAGCCAGCAGGAGATCCGTTTGCAACTCCGTTGGTTGGGCCGTTGTTGCGCGCGGTCATGGTACCCACACGAGAACCGTTGATTGATAATGTCTTGACACTCTCTTTTTCCACGGCTGCCAGAACCGCCTCTCGAGACCAGGAAGACAGCATTTGTTCCTTGACTGGTGAAGGAAGACTGCCCTCTGGCGGGGGCTGGGAGGTAGCATGGTTCAAAACGGGGAAACTAAAGCCTCGTTTCGGTGAAGTTTGCGGGCTCTGCGGCGGGGACGAGACAGATTGACGGTAAGACTTATCGATCTGATCGACCAGCCCTTCAACGTTGCGGAAGGGAGCCAAGACGGGCGGTTCCGTGTCATTGTCGACGATTatcttctcgtcgtccacGGTGATAGCCTCGAGGCCGCTGGCGGGTAACTTGATCTTGGAAAACCATTGACCCTTGCGCTCTCGATTTTCAATCTCGGCGCGAATTTCGGCTCCCACGGCAGAAGACTCCAGACTGAACTTCTCCGACAAAGCTGAAAGATACCCATGCACCAAACTGCCAATATTGACACGAGCCGAAGTTGTGTTCAGATCAACAGACGTGAGCAAGTCGTCTTGCAGCTTGAGAACCATAGGAAGTCCAAATTGGACAGCATTAACACCAAGATTCTCAACCAGAGTTGccagaaggagatggagaaaaagtATCTCGGATACATCAGCAGCTCCTTCGAGGGCGGAATCATAGATGGccaggtgaagaagacgcaGGAAATTGGACTGTGCTGTCAGCGCCACTTTCTCCCTCTGGTTGCCAGGAACAGAGGTGCTGCGCCGATTCGACGACTTGTCTAGAATGTCCGAATCACGTCTTGTAGGTGGCTTGATGAACTTGGGCGTATCGGCGCGCGCCTTGAGATTATCGTTGTTGGTCTCAAGCTGCAGCCATGACAAGAAAGCGTCGGCATAGGCGTGCCGGACTTCTCGATCCGAGTCTCGCAAAAGCCCCTGGGTTCCTTCCCACACGTGGATGCCCACTGGATTCCTTGATTCGACACCAGCCGCGGCTGCGAGT of the Penicillium psychrofluorescens genome assembly, chromosome: 1 genome contains:
- a CDS encoding uncharacterized protein (ID:PFLUO_002117-T1.cds;~source:funannotate) yields the protein MATLDEYKPPPLPAPFTNTNPPPILLTQGAEAHLYKTTSLNPSTPAALKIRPTKPYRHPILDRRLTRSRIVQEARCLVKLVKEGVSVPAVLALDCEGQGGEEASWGGAWLLMEWIEGPVVRVVLEQWEAWMKAQIHLEETVRISEEDRVRGLMRRMGETIGALHKAGVVHGDLTTSNLMLQPFEGESEANDSVSMEGKIILIDFGLASQSAQDEDRAVDLYVMERAIGSTHPRTEPLFDSLLQGYRESYKGAVSALKRLEDVRLRGRKRSMLG
- a CDS encoding uncharacterized protein (ID:PFLUO_002118-T1.cds;~source:funannotate), whose amino-acid sequence is MALVEDLPVHDLSKINGVKNPLGSNGTPTATVQNNVVNDSASEYSTAQHQFELEEHPIDQLRPIKVGVIGAGLAGITAGVILPAKLPGLDLRIWDKNSDVGGTWFENTYPGVRCDIPAHAYQSGFAPNTQWTEEFAQGHEIRDYWQGVARKFNVYQYLRLQQKVQKAEWLADEGQWKVTIEHVDGSNKLYEEKLDVLINAIGHFNAWKLPDYEGINQYKGSLFHSSNWDHTVDLKGKRVALIGNGASGLQVLPSAQTIASHVDHYARNPTWIADSFGETAGVRRLEANLFTPAQLDSFKDPETYLEYRKGVEVNFFRRFGSIFKDTPENNAVREKWKELMLKRIAEKPELGDKIIPDFPPNCRRPTPGPGYLEALTKKNVDYIQTRIKRFTETGIVTEDGVERQADITICATGANVDHAPPFSIIADGVDLKQAWKKDGLFGFPYTYIGFATPGFPNLLWLGGPFSSGHSGTVPNNVENQVTYIAKLLRKIRSQGIKSVVPTKQAADDFVEYCDKFYPRTVWSANCSSWYNGGQPGGRIHGLFPGSATHANIIRREPRWEDWEYTYINPSGNRFAYFGNGWSTRELTPGANLTPHLKLPEEVDLKSYMEGWWDI
- a CDS encoding uncharacterized protein (ID:PFLUO_002119-T1.cds;~source:funannotate), producing MSSEKKQLILNAFAMHSPSHLNPGLFRYPSDQGAQYKDIKTWIALAQKLEAAKFHAIFFADVLGGYDVYKGPSNLDPTIPSSAQFPINDPLYSVPAMAAATDSISFGITASTTYDAPYAMARRFSTVDHLSNGRIGWNIVTSYLDSAARNFGLNTQVEHDERYRIADEYLDVTYKLWEGSWRDDAVTWTKQPASSNAAADVAGKGYADPKLVRQINHNGKYFQVPGPHLCEPSPQRTPFLLQAGTSSAGKAFAAKHAEAVFVHAQKPELARPSVDSVRQQAADLGRNPQDIKVIAGALVIVAETDEAAQAKFDELKKYGDEEGALALFGGWTGYDLSTYADDQDFRFVEQPAVRSMVNHWASTVPGGEGKKWNKRTIAEYLVLGGNGVKIIGSVQSVADEMERWVSVGDIDGFNLSYATLPDTFDETITLLLPELRRRGLFWEDYAVKGGTMRENMYGQKGLNRLPESHAGAKFTWKAGEELPKYQEKN
- a CDS encoding uncharacterized protein (ID:PFLUO_002120-T1.cds;~source:funannotate), which codes for MSDEFPPLAALPQLTLDPSVDPDNLDVAKIVNDWFSSLMQSLSSGQSDNISNLFLEKESWWRDFISFAWDIACHNGADAICKYLGASVTRFKEPKADQPGALQPHLANLGGMRFIQSGFSFKTNFGVGRGVLRLANVGPDQWKAWTVFTALERLKEEGGESQSSAPDGSLQVLIVGAGQSGLALAAHLQALGLKYLVVDKGAQPGHSWRARYDTIKLHTPIYTDHYPFMKYPSDWPRWLDQEHVVKWMKHYGESMGLNIRHGTSASKIEYNESTQRYSVELQSESGIETINPKHLVLATGVFDEKPIRPNFPGEDSFKGQIYHTVDHKSAALVPDIRDKKITIIGSATSAHDIAEDFVNNGAQNVTMVQRRPIYVVSRESVESVAMQRWATPGVSLEDADLLGNSLPMAVVRAMAVGGSQMMSAMDKPMLDGLEKAGMKLKRGTEGDSVVDHQFVRVGSFYIDQGASQMIIDGQIKVRACDGGAQEYYPDGIILGDGTKIESDLVILATGFQRTVNLIARLMGQKVIDKVGDICELDDSQERIGVWRPTGTPGFWFTTGSFMWSRQFAPILALQIAAIEKGLNSYDASQ
- a CDS encoding uncharacterized protein (ID:PFLUO_002121-T1.cds;~source:funannotate); translated protein: METVRQSCRPKHQVLTLKCYPRYQKGVSEVRPNPSELSYLLYYASTRRSKLTKVGAFLEKRVARDVWRRRLGNVQVALHILTALIEKVPRDLPIYARSVLTVIETVLRSNDITMVEDSIETFETFCRHQDMAAIAVEQGLVHQYREVVRTYAGFADPSSRTVSRTPLSPPVAIRWRNAGLRAIKGVVGSDGLAADGGNSLRLILPVILENLYSGEEDILVNLQMKLRESEKPEREGLRRRGLSVATVQTVDTAEGDATLAGQSTADADRHAEMDARLLALRCLEQIIVSGSNRGQIRIAASILLRFISQKNIPRPADDDDNGEANTPKPGGNWATTLIELIANWCPVQVRFVILITAMETLHDTTPKEDALESSFTILSVVDWLLKSPVNMIGLSVMDILYGLMHYASDILSPRDRAEEKHDETSAVFMSPRRKELLALLEQCIGNLATHIYYGDQVADMMRAILRRFKPVSEDQDMSTNVPPPLATVHETGAAPSKDENTETSAADGEKLPHAEYLSHAAIKLTALRSVKAILTVANQRALAAAAGVESRNPVGIHVWEGTQGLLRDSDREVRHAYADAFLSWLQLETNNDNLKARADTPKFIKPPTRRDSDILDKSSNRRSTSVPGNQREKVALTAQSNFLRLLHLAIYDSALEGAADVSEILFLHLLLATLVENLGVNAVQFGLPMVLKLQDDLLTSVDLNTTSARVNIGSLVHGYLSALSEKFSLESSAVGAEIRAEIENRERKGQWFSKIKLPASGLEAITVDDEKIIVDNDTEPPVLAPFRNVEGLVDQIDKSYRQSVSSPPQSPQTSPKRGFSFPVLNHATSQPPPEGSLPSPVKEQMLSSWSREAVLAAVEKESVKTLSINGSRVGTMTARNNGPTNGVANGSPAGSMSQKNRRISVPEGTSSPLYGSSRGSPVRVNELRRVLSVSNEPSSRSPLRGRLGTSNTSIISSGSESMVSDAFTVSVDGDAGSIQPQNGELTPDEGEKNGDDGMDTPRASALVLSEDGTPRADNPQALSLAEPDASEIPPVPPLPTSLNIPGMFPNDSERSLDSLDRPSTAPGPSRQSSVTAKPEPVAPLNRNKTRSNNSLVLTPEMRADAGLADLLSNHDFSGPDVSVSREHLRKLLDGFLSPDDSPLANGNHPTTTKQNGKTPRGKVQLGPSRHISGGGIGRPPY